A single region of the Aeromonas hydrophila subsp. hydrophila ATCC 7966 genome encodes:
- a CDS encoding anaerobic C4-dicarboxylate transporter yields MIGIELLVVLAAIYLGARIGSIGIGFAGGLGVLVLTWGLGMPIPSDQLVTYIPWDVIMIIASVICAIACMQLAGGMDYLVSLAEKALRKNPKYITFAAPVVTYLMTMLAGTGHTAFSTLPVIAEVAKEQGIRPSRPLSIAVIASQIAITASPISAAVVAFSGMLEPFGVDYLTLLAICIPSTFIACILGAFVANMLGKPLDQDEVYLERKAKGLIKLRGTTKLELKPYAKVSVWIFIAAIVAVMAYATAISGKVGLIANPPIPRDGAIMGIMLAAATIMTLVCKLDATQVTNMPTFKSGMSACICVLGVAWLGNVFVKGNMDTIQLIAGDLLNQYSWLLAVVLFFAAMLLYSQGATTKALMPAALALGVSPLTAIASFAAVSALFVLPTYPTLLAAVEMDDTGSTRIGKAVFNHPFFVPGVATIAIAVALGFFFGGMML; encoded by the coding sequence ATGATTGGAATCGAGTTACTTGTCGTGCTCGCCGCTATCTATCTGGGGGCCCGGATAGGCAGCATCGGCATCGGCTTTGCCGGTGGTTTGGGGGTACTGGTACTGACCTGGGGTCTGGGGATGCCAATTCCCAGCGACCAGCTGGTCACCTACATCCCCTGGGACGTGATCATGATCATCGCGTCCGTCATCTGCGCCATTGCTTGTATGCAACTGGCCGGTGGCATGGACTATCTGGTCTCCCTGGCTGAGAAAGCCCTGCGCAAGAACCCCAAATACATCACCTTCGCCGCCCCGGTCGTCACCTATCTGATGACCATGCTGGCCGGTACCGGTCACACCGCGTTCTCCACCCTGCCGGTGATCGCCGAAGTCGCCAAGGAGCAGGGCATTCGTCCGTCCCGTCCGCTCTCCATCGCCGTCATCGCCTCCCAGATCGCCATCACAGCCTCGCCCATCTCCGCGGCCGTGGTTGCCTTCTCCGGCATGCTTGAGCCGTTTGGCGTGGATTACCTGACTCTGCTGGCCATCTGCATCCCCTCCACCTTCATCGCCTGCATCCTCGGCGCCTTCGTCGCCAACATGCTGGGCAAGCCGCTCGACCAGGACGAAGTCTACCTGGAGCGCAAGGCCAAGGGGCTGATCAAGCTGCGTGGCACCACCAAGCTGGAGCTCAAGCCTTACGCCAAGGTGTCGGTCTGGATCTTCATCGCCGCCATCGTGGCCGTGATGGCCTACGCCACCGCCATCTCCGGTAAAGTGGGCCTGATCGCCAACCCGCCGATCCCCCGTGATGGCGCCATCATGGGCATCATGCTGGCCGCGGCCACCATCATGACCCTGGTCTGCAAGCTGGACGCCACCCAGGTCACCAACATGCCGACTTTCAAGTCCGGCATGTCCGCCTGTATCTGCGTACTGGGCGTGGCCTGGCTGGGCAACGTCTTCGTGAAAGGCAACATGGACACCATCCAGCTGATCGCCGGCGACCTGCTGAACCAGTACTCCTGGCTGCTGGCCGTGGTACTGTTCTTTGCCGCCATGCTGCTCTACTCACAAGGCGCCACCACCAAGGCTCTGATGCCGGCCGCTCTGGCACTGGGTGTCAGCCCGCTGACCGCCATCGCCTCCTTCGCCGCCGTGAGCGCCCTGTTCGTGCTGCCGACCTACCCGACCCTGTTGGCCGCGGTCGAAATGGATGACACCGGCTCCACCCGTATCGGCAAGGCGGTATTCAATCACCCCTTCTTCGTACCGGGTGTCGCCACCATCGCCATCGCCGTGGCACTGGGCTTCTTCTTCGGTGGCATGATGCTCTAA
- the aspA gene encoding aspartate ammonia-lyase, translating to MSDIKNVRIEEDLLGTKEVSNDLYYGVHTLRAVENFKISTQKISDVPEFVRGMVLTKKAAALANGELGTIRPEIADKIVEACDLMLNTGKCFDQFPVDVYQGGAGTSVNMNTNEVLANIALEIMGLAKGRYDVINPNDHVNKCQSTNDAYPTGFRVAVVNSTDTTLHALEALIAAFDAKAAEFKGILKMGRTQLQDAVPMTLGQEFHAFAVTLREEIKSIKRCQELLLEVNLGATAIGTGLNTPPEYSALAIKRLAEITGRAYVPAEDLIEATSDCGAYVMLHGAIKRMAMKLSKICNDLRLLSSGPRTALKEINLPEMQAGSSIMPAKVNPVIPEVVNQSCFKVFGNDVTITFAAEAGQLQLNVMEPVIGQAMFESLSLMEKACISLREKCVEGITANPEICMNHVLNSIGIVTYLNPFIGHHEGDIVGKICAQTGKNVREVVLERGLLTAEQLDEILSIENLMNPQYKAKRYTREATV from the coding sequence ATGAGCGACATCAAGAACGTCCGCATTGAAGAAGACCTGCTGGGCACCAAAGAAGTTTCCAACGATCTCTACTACGGTGTGCATACCCTGCGCGCCGTTGAGAACTTCAAGATCAGCACTCAGAAGATTTCTGACGTTCCGGAATTTGTCCGCGGCATGGTACTGACCAAGAAGGCCGCCGCCCTGGCGAACGGCGAACTGGGTACCATCCGTCCTGAAATTGCTGACAAGATCGTAGAAGCCTGCGACCTGATGCTGAACACCGGCAAATGCTTCGACCAGTTCCCGGTCGACGTTTACCAGGGTGGTGCCGGCACCTCCGTCAACATGAACACCAACGAAGTACTGGCCAACATCGCCCTCGAAATCATGGGTCTGGCCAAGGGCCGTTACGACGTCATCAACCCCAATGACCACGTCAACAAGTGCCAGTCCACCAACGATGCCTACCCCACCGGTTTCCGCGTGGCCGTGGTCAACAGCACCGACACCACCCTGCACGCACTGGAAGCACTGATCGCCGCCTTCGATGCCAAGGCCGCCGAGTTCAAGGGCATCCTGAAGATGGGTCGTACCCAGCTGCAAGATGCGGTGCCGATGACCCTGGGTCAGGAGTTCCACGCCTTCGCCGTCACCCTGCGCGAAGAGATCAAGTCCATCAAGCGTTGCCAGGAGCTGCTGCTGGAAGTGAACCTGGGCGCCACCGCCATCGGTACCGGCCTGAACACTCCGCCCGAGTACTCCGCCCTGGCCATCAAGCGCCTGGCCGAGATCACCGGTCGTGCCTATGTTCCGGCTGAAGATCTGATCGAAGCGACCTCCGACTGCGGCGCTTACGTGATGCTGCACGGCGCCATCAAGCGCATGGCGATGAAGCTCTCCAAGATCTGTAACGACCTGCGTCTGCTCTCCTCCGGCCCGCGTACCGCACTCAAAGAGATCAACCTGCCGGAAATGCAGGCTGGCTCCTCCATCATGCCGGCCAAGGTCAACCCGGTCATTCCGGAAGTGGTCAACCAGTCCTGCTTCAAGGTATTCGGTAACGACGTCACCATCACCTTCGCCGCCGAAGCCGGTCAGCTGCAGCTGAACGTCATGGAGCCGGTGATCGGTCAGGCGATGTTCGAATCCCTGAGCCTGATGGAAAAAGCCTGTATCTCCCTGCGCGAGAAGTGCGTGGAAGGCATCACCGCCAACCCGGAAATCTGCATGAACCACGTGCTGAACTCCATCGGCATCGTGACCTACCTGAACCCCTTCATCGGCCACCACGAAGGCGACATCGTCGGCAAGATCTGTGCTCAGACCGGCAAGAACGTCCGTGAAGTCGTGCTGGAGCGCGGCCTGCTGACCGCCGAGCAGCTGGATGAAATTCTCTCCATCGAGAACCTGATGAACCCGCAATACAAAGCCAAGCGTTATACCCGCGAAGCCACCGTATAA
- a CDS encoding M4 family metallopeptidase codes for MNKVYLAVVLACWGSAALAAEQVDVHQVAGIQGAPSGAAGVSALAGDGEFRQVRAVKLPNGQQRVRYEQTWHGIPVWGQVLVAEQSLGGQISQVSGQILRQIDADVASPTAALSPADAASKARAGAKGSNERVKLFVMQDEAGQARLVYLVSWLAASDEPSRPFVVIDAQNGSELKRWEGINHKDATGPGGNVKTGKYFYGADFGPLLVDDNCRMTSPNVDTLNMNHATTGGAIHQFTCPENTVKEINGAYSPLNDAHYFGNVVFDMYRNWYNTAPLTFKLKMRVHYSRNYENAFWDGSQMTFGDGATTFYPLVSLDVAAHEVSHGFTEQNSGLVYSGQSGGINEAFSDMAGEAAENFMKGSNDWLVGAQIFKGNGSLRYFEDPTRDGSSIGHASDYYDGIDVHHSSGVYNRAFYLLANTSGWNTRKAFEVFVLANRLYWGANTTFDQGACGVTKAATDLGYSVTDVAAAFTTVGVNASCGGTTPQPGSVLQNGVPVSGLSAAKGGKLNFTIDVPAGKSQLVIASSGGTGDADLYVKFGSVPTSSSYDCRPYKSGNAETCTLNSPKAGTWNVQLSAYSAFSGVTLKASY; via the coding sequence ATGAACAAAGTCTATTTGGCCGTGGTATTGGCCTGCTGGGGAAGCGCAGCGCTGGCTGCAGAACAGGTGGATGTGCATCAGGTAGCGGGCATTCAGGGGGCACCGAGCGGCGCTGCCGGGGTGAGCGCGCTGGCAGGGGATGGCGAGTTTCGTCAGGTGCGGGCGGTCAAGCTGCCCAACGGTCAGCAGCGGGTACGCTATGAGCAGACCTGGCACGGCATCCCGGTCTGGGGCCAGGTGCTGGTGGCCGAGCAGTCCCTCGGCGGGCAGATAAGCCAGGTCTCTGGCCAGATCCTGCGCCAGATCGATGCCGACGTGGCCAGTCCGACCGCAGCCCTGTCGCCGGCCGATGCCGCCAGCAAGGCACGGGCTGGGGCCAAGGGCAGCAACGAGCGGGTCAAGCTGTTCGTGATGCAGGATGAGGCCGGTCAGGCCCGCCTGGTCTATCTGGTCTCCTGGCTGGCGGCGAGCGACGAGCCGAGCCGCCCCTTCGTGGTGATCGATGCCCAGAACGGCAGCGAGCTCAAGCGCTGGGAAGGGATCAACCACAAGGACGCCACCGGCCCGGGTGGCAACGTCAAGACCGGCAAGTATTTCTACGGTGCCGACTTCGGCCCGCTGCTGGTGGACGACAACTGCCGGATGACCAGCCCGAACGTGGACACCCTCAACATGAATCACGCCACCACGGGCGGCGCCATTCATCAGTTCACCTGCCCGGAGAACACGGTCAAGGAGATCAACGGCGCCTACTCGCCGCTCAACGACGCCCACTACTTCGGCAACGTGGTGTTCGACATGTACCGCAACTGGTACAACACGGCGCCGCTGACCTTCAAGCTGAAGATGCGGGTGCACTACAGCCGCAACTACGAGAATGCCTTCTGGGACGGCAGCCAGATGACCTTCGGTGACGGCGCCACCACCTTCTACCCGCTGGTGAGCCTGGACGTGGCGGCCCACGAGGTGAGCCACGGCTTTACCGAGCAGAACTCCGGGCTGGTCTACTCCGGTCAGTCGGGCGGCATCAACGAGGCCTTCTCCGACATGGCGGGGGAAGCGGCCGAGAACTTCATGAAGGGCAGCAACGACTGGCTGGTGGGCGCCCAGATCTTCAAGGGCAACGGCTCGCTGCGCTACTTCGAGGATCCGACCCGGGACGGCAGCTCCATCGGCCATGCCAGCGACTACTACGATGGTATCGATGTGCACCACAGCTCCGGTGTCTACAACCGCGCCTTCTACCTGCTGGCCAACACCAGCGGCTGGAACACCCGCAAGGCCTTTGAAGTGTTCGTGCTGGCCAACCGCCTCTACTGGGGTGCCAACACCACCTTCGATCAGGGCGCCTGCGGGGTGACCAAGGCCGCGACCGATCTGGGCTACAGCGTGACCGACGTGGCGGCGGCCTTTACCACTGTGGGGGTCAATGCCTCCTGCGGCGGCACCACTCCGCAACCGGGCAGCGTGCTGCAAAACGGGGTACCGGTGAGCGGTCTCTCCGCCGCCAAGGGTGGCAAGCTGAACTTCACCATCGACGTGCCGGCCGGCAAGAGCCAGCTGGTTATTGCCAGCAGCGGCGGTACCGGCGATGCGGATCTCTATGTGAAGTTCGGCAGCGTGCCGACCAGCAGCAGCTATGACTGCCGTCCCTACAAGAGCGGCAACGCCGAGACCTGCACCCTGAACTCGCCCAAGGCGGGGACCTGGAACGTGCAGCTGAGCGCCTACAGCGCCTTCTCGGGGGTGACCCTCAAGGCCAGCTACTGA
- a CDS encoding GNAT family N-acetyltransferase, whose amino-acid sequence MFSWQLDDELALLFLQPDMASELFALCRENRDYLTQWLPWPPYIQQPADSATFIRHAIEKFARGEGLTTAIEYQGEVVGVIGYNQIDRALAKVSIGYWLAERWQGNGIITRTCQALIHHAFEEMGMEKVEISAATDNEPSRAVCERLGMQQEGITRRAERLADRIVDHVHYSLLRDEWLRQRDH is encoded by the coding sequence ATGTTTTCATGGCAACTGGACGACGAGCTGGCGCTGCTGTTCCTGCAGCCCGACATGGCCAGCGAACTCTTTGCCCTGTGTCGGGAGAACCGTGACTACCTGACCCAGTGGCTGCCCTGGCCGCCCTACATTCAGCAGCCCGCCGACAGCGCCACCTTCATCCGCCACGCCATCGAGAAGTTTGCCCGTGGCGAGGGGCTGACCACCGCCATCGAGTATCAGGGGGAAGTGGTTGGCGTCATCGGTTACAACCAGATCGACCGGGCACTGGCCAAGGTCAGCATCGGCTACTGGCTGGCCGAGCGCTGGCAGGGCAACGGCATCATCACCCGCACCTGCCAGGCCCTGATCCATCACGCCTTCGAGGAGATGGGGATGGAGAAGGTGGAGATCAGCGCCGCCACCGACAACGAGCCCAGCCGGGCCGTCTGCGAGCGCCTCGGCATGCAGCAGGAGGGGATCACCCGCCGTGCCGAGCGGCTGGCCGACCGCATCGTGGATCACGTTCACTACAGCCTGCTGCGCGATGAGTGGCTCAGGCAGAGGGATCACTGA
- a CDS encoding oxidoreductase — MSHTINAALVGYGFAGQTFHAPFLTSTPGLSLGWVVSRDAAKVQSDLPGCRVGSLAEVLADPSVDLVVIATPNDTHAPIAREALLAGKHVVIDKPFALDLAEAKALVELAEKQQRLLSIFHNRRWDGDFLTVRRLLAEGELGQVAQFESHFDRYRPEVRQRWREAGGPGSGLWFDLGPHILDQSLQLFGQPDWLQADLAQQRPGALADDYFHVVLGYGEMRVVLHGSCLVSATMPRFVIHGSEGSFIKFGMDMQEEQLKLGKRPPAADWGVDNEPGQLSRIRDGQLQQQSVAGEAGDYGAYYRGVCAAIRGEGDNPVPAGEALAVMALLDLARDSAREGKRLACQILSD; from the coding sequence ATGAGCCACACAATCAATGCCGCCCTGGTGGGCTACGGCTTTGCAGGCCAAACCTTTCACGCCCCGTTTCTGACCAGCACGCCCGGGCTCTCCCTCGGCTGGGTGGTGAGCCGCGACGCCGCCAAGGTGCAGAGCGATCTGCCCGGTTGCCGGGTCGGTTCGCTGGCCGAGGTGCTGGCGGACCCGTCGGTCGATCTGGTGGTGATCGCCACCCCCAACGACACCCATGCCCCCATCGCCCGTGAGGCCCTGCTGGCCGGCAAGCACGTGGTGATCGACAAGCCGTTCGCCCTGGATCTGGCCGAGGCGAAGGCGCTGGTCGAGCTGGCGGAGAAGCAGCAGCGGTTGCTCAGCATCTTCCACAACCGGCGCTGGGACGGTGACTTTCTCACCGTACGCCGCCTGCTGGCGGAAGGAGAGCTCGGTCAGGTTGCCCAGTTCGAATCCCACTTCGATCGCTATCGTCCCGAGGTGCGCCAGCGCTGGCGCGAGGCGGGCGGTCCGGGTTCCGGCCTCTGGTTCGATCTCGGCCCCCACATCCTCGATCAGTCGCTCCAGCTGTTCGGTCAGCCGGACTGGCTGCAGGCGGATCTGGCCCAGCAGCGCCCCGGTGCCCTGGCGGATGACTACTTCCACGTGGTGCTCGGCTATGGCGAGATGCGGGTCGTGCTGCACGGCAGCTGCCTGGTGTCGGCCACCATGCCGCGTTTCGTCATCCACGGCAGCGAGGGCTCCTTCATCAAGTTCGGCATGGATATGCAGGAGGAGCAGCTCAAGCTCGGCAAGCGGCCGCCGGCGGCAGACTGGGGGGTGGACAACGAACCCGGCCAGCTCAGCCGGATCCGCGACGGTCAGCTGCAGCAGCAGAGCGTGGCTGGCGAGGCAGGGGACTACGGCGCCTACTATCGCGGCGTCTGCGCCGCCATTCGTGGGGAGGGCGACAACCCGGTGCCGGCCGGCGAGGCGCTGGCGGTGATGGCGCTGCTGGACCTGGCCCGCGACAGCGCCCGCGAGGGCAAGCGGTTGGCTTGTCAGATCCTGTCTGATTGA
- a CDS encoding LysR family transcriptional regulator: MAMTLDDLQLLLDVVNRGSFSKAAAVRGWSQPMVSQRIAVLEQDLGQPLFRRHRRGATPTPACEQFLPAASAALSALEGGRLAMQGAPALPRIRLACLPSLTTVVFGPLLLALVDETFEIRCNTDHSGIIMQELLTGETDVGFILKCPAIAGIQLELLYRSPIIAVACATHPLAGRQGLTLQDIANERLAPQQWGTGCDELILQLRLLRQVASPLHAIQPASAARELALEHGFITLMPALAIARDLEFGRLVQLDVVDLPPDHWDVMMAWRSGKRPNPAKERVLEAARTLARRWAGKSA; the protein is encoded by the coding sequence ATGGCTATGACCCTCGACGATCTGCAATTGCTGCTGGATGTGGTCAATCGCGGCAGCTTCAGCAAGGCGGCCGCCGTGCGCGGCTGGTCACAACCCATGGTGAGCCAGCGGATCGCCGTGCTGGAACAGGATCTGGGCCAGCCCCTGTTTCGCCGCCATCGGCGCGGCGCCACCCCCACCCCGGCCTGCGAGCAGTTCCTGCCCGCCGCGAGTGCAGCACTGAGTGCGCTGGAGGGGGGTCGCCTGGCGATGCAGGGAGCGCCGGCGCTGCCGCGCATCCGGCTCGCCTGCCTGCCCTCCCTGACGACCGTGGTGTTCGGCCCCCTGCTGCTGGCACTGGTCGACGAGACCTTCGAGATCCGCTGCAACACGGATCACTCCGGTATCATCATGCAGGAGTTGCTGACCGGCGAGACCGACGTCGGCTTCATCCTCAAGTGCCCGGCCATCGCCGGCATCCAGCTCGAGTTGCTCTACCGCTCCCCCATCATAGCGGTGGCCTGCGCCACCCATCCGCTGGCCGGGCGGCAGGGGCTGACCCTGCAGGACATCGCCAACGAGCGGCTGGCCCCCCAGCAGTGGGGCACCGGCTGCGACGAGCTGATCCTGCAGTTGCGCCTGCTGCGCCAGGTGGCGAGCCCGCTGCACGCCATCCAGCCCGCCAGCGCAGCGCGGGAGCTGGCGCTGGAACACGGCTTCATCACCCTGATGCCGGCGCTCGCCATCGCCCGGGATCTGGAGTTCGGCCGGCTGGTGCAGCTGGACGTGGTGGACCTGCCGCCGGATCACTGGGATGTGATGATGGCCTGGCGCAGCGGCAAACGGCCCAATCCCGCCAAGGAGCGGGTGCTGGAGGCCGCCCGTACCCTGGCCCGGCGCTGGGCGGGCAAATCCGCATAA
- a CDS encoding FxsA family protein encodes MGKLFLLLVGLVVLELTVMIEVGSVIGALPTVGLLILTAVLGSSLVRSEGIKTLFNAQQKMQQGEMPGREVMGGMMLALAGLLLIIPGFVTDFFGILLLQPWLRNKLADKLIGSNQFKMQMGGFQARQQPFDEVPGNDQPGQAPRSGTTIEGEFERKE; translated from the coding sequence ATGGGCAAGTTGTTTCTATTGTTGGTCGGTCTGGTGGTGCTTGAGCTCACCGTGATGATCGAAGTCGGCTCCGTGATCGGTGCCTTGCCGACCGTCGGCTTGCTCATTTTGACGGCGGTGCTGGGCTCCTCTCTGGTGCGCAGCGAAGGGATCAAGACCCTGTTCAATGCGCAGCAGAAGATGCAGCAGGGGGAGATGCCGGGACGTGAGGTGATGGGGGGCATGATGCTGGCGCTGGCCGGTCTGCTGCTGATCATCCCGGGTTTCGTGACCGACTTCTTCGGCATCCTGCTGCTACAGCCCTGGCTGCGCAACAAGCTGGCCGACAAGCTGATCGGCAGCAACCAGTTCAAGATGCAGATGGGCGGTTTTCAGGCCCGTCAGCAGCCGTTTGACGAGGTGCCGGGCAATGACCAGCCGGGTCAAGCTCCGCGCAGCGGCACCACCATCGAAGGGGAGTTCGAGCGCAAGGAGTAA
- the rimJ gene encoding ribosomal protein S5-alanine N-acetyltransferase — MALPHLCTARCQLTILPPERADLMLDFYLRNRAHLAPWEPSRDESFYTLSHWHGRLRDSYGQFFNGSGVHLVALDPHGEQVIATCNFTNILMGAFKACHLGYAIDQAHQGQGLMQEIVEAGIDYLFQEHGLHRIMAGYMPSNQRSGALLERLGFEREGYAKDYLMINGRWEDHILTARLNPVL, encoded by the coding sequence ATGGCACTGCCACACCTGTGTACGGCCCGCTGCCAGCTCACCATACTGCCCCCCGAGCGGGCCGATCTGATGCTGGATTTCTATCTGCGCAACCGCGCCCACCTCGCCCCCTGGGAGCCCAGCCGGGACGAGAGCTTCTACACCCTGAGCCACTGGCACGGCCGGCTGCGCGACAGCTATGGCCAGTTTTTCAATGGCAGCGGGGTGCATCTGGTGGCGCTCGATCCCCATGGTGAGCAGGTGATCGCCACCTGCAACTTCACCAACATCCTGATGGGCGCCTTCAAGGCCTGCCATCTGGGTTACGCCATCGACCAGGCCCACCAGGGGCAGGGACTGATGCAGGAGATCGTCGAGGCCGGCATCGACTACCTGTTCCAGGAACACGGCCTGCACCGCATCATGGCCGGCTACATGCCGTCGAATCAGCGCAGTGGCGCCCTGCTCGAGCGGCTCGGCTTCGAGCGGGAGGGGTACGCCAAAGACTACCTGATGATCAACGGCCGCTGGGAGGATCATATCCTCACCGCGCGCCTCAACCCGGTACTCTAG
- the mdtH gene encoding multidrug efflux MFS transporter MdtH — translation MVERARRLGRWFLALDSLLVILGFFVVMPMISLRFVDQLGWAAGVVGLALGLRQLTQQGLGILGGSLADKFGARPLIVGGMLLRAAGFASLAYAQSGLELILSCVISGLGGCLFDPPRAALVIKFTRPRQRGRYISLLMMLESAGAVVGALLGSWLLNFDFEYVCLLGAGLFVCAALCNLLILPAYKLSVRPTPIRAGLGQVLADKAFCRLVLILSGYYALWVQVMLIFPILVKQMAGTTTAVGWMYTLETAISLALLYPLARYGERHFKLESRLMAGVLLMTTGIGLVAFANTLPAVFMLLACFYLGIVIAEPARETLMTKLAQPGARGSYMGFSRLGLALGGMTGYVGGGALHDYAMLQGQPWLPWLVLGTVGVTTLLLLVNCFHREPSLARVNI, via the coding sequence ATGGTGGAGCGGGCGAGGCGGTTGGGGCGGTGGTTTTTGGCGTTGGATTCCCTGTTGGTGATCCTGGGATTCTTCGTGGTGATGCCCATGATCAGCCTGCGCTTCGTGGATCAACTCGGTTGGGCGGCCGGGGTGGTCGGGCTGGCGCTGGGATTGCGCCAGCTGACCCAGCAGGGGCTGGGCATTCTGGGCGGCTCGCTGGCGGACAAGTTCGGCGCGCGGCCGCTCATCGTGGGCGGCATGCTGCTGCGGGCGGCGGGGTTTGCCAGCCTGGCCTATGCCCAGAGCGGGCTGGAGTTGATCCTCTCCTGCGTCATCTCGGGACTGGGGGGCTGTCTGTTCGATCCGCCCCGCGCCGCACTGGTGATCAAATTCACCCGGCCCCGCCAGCGGGGGCGCTACATCTCCTTGTTGATGATGCTGGAGAGCGCCGGCGCCGTGGTGGGGGCCCTGCTCGGCAGCTGGCTGCTCAACTTCGACTTCGAATATGTCTGCCTGCTGGGGGCTGGCCTGTTTGTCTGCGCCGCGCTGTGCAACCTACTGATCCTGCCTGCCTACAAGCTCTCGGTGCGACCGACCCCGATCCGCGCCGGTCTCGGCCAGGTGCTGGCGGACAAGGCGTTCTGCCGACTGGTGCTGATCCTGAGCGGCTACTACGCGCTCTGGGTCCAGGTGATGCTGATCTTCCCCATTCTGGTCAAGCAGATGGCGGGCACCACCACGGCGGTGGGCTGGATGTATACCCTGGAGACCGCCATCTCGCTGGCGCTGCTCTATCCGCTGGCGCGCTATGGCGAGCGCCACTTCAAGCTGGAGAGCCGCTTGATGGCCGGGGTGCTGCTGATGACCACCGGCATCGGGCTGGTGGCCTTTGCCAACACCCTGCCTGCGGTATTCATGCTGCTGGCCTGCTTCTATCTGGGGATCGTCATCGCGGAACCGGCGCGGGAGACGTTGATGACCAAGCTCGCGCAGCCGGGGGCACGCGGCAGCTACATGGGCTTCAGCCGGCTGGGGCTGGCGCTGGGGGGCATGACGGGTTACGTGGGGGGCGGCGCGCTGCATGACTACGCCATGCTGCAGGGTCAGCCCTGGTTACCCTGGCTGGTGCTGGGCACGGTCGGGGTGACGACGCTGTTGCTGCTGGTGAACTGTTTTCACCGCGAGCCGAGTCTGGCGCGGGTCAACATCTGA
- a CDS encoding porin, whose product MKKTALTMAISSVLLAGGAQAATVYNQNDTKLDIGGRAQGMYYGTDDNGSEGDQSYLRLHVAGETKIDNELTAFGFAEYNLPVSGSDNDELRYAYAGIKHDRFGAFSYGRQDGLFTKAVNNYTDVLPEWGGDGLGKDTEVFGTGRTNGLAQYIYTYQGLTLGAQFTGNNDPQNADRSPTSWTKGSTEGFAVSANYDFDMGLSLGTAYNQAGKTDEQAANAAFGGDRDAKLYGVGAKYAVGDLYLAATYSHGEDHMYVSTFNGYAEKMDGYEAVAQYAFGKFKPSLAYLRTDVKDNARGIDDTATEYVSIGAWYNFTDNFNAYVDYKINLLDNVNGTHTNSLGKNTDDVVAVALQYNF is encoded by the coding sequence ATGAAAAAGACAGCATTGACCATGGCCATCTCCAGCGTGCTGCTGGCCGGTGGTGCGCAAGCCGCTACCGTCTACAACCAGAACGACACCAAACTCGACATCGGTGGTCGCGCTCAAGGCATGTACTACGGCACTGATGACAACGGTTCTGAAGGTGACCAGAGCTACCTGCGTCTGCACGTTGCCGGCGAAACCAAGATCGACAACGAGCTGACCGCGTTCGGCTTCGCTGAATACAACCTGCCGGTCTCCGGCTCCGACAACGACGAGCTGCGTTATGCCTACGCCGGCATCAAGCACGATCGTTTCGGTGCCTTCAGCTACGGCCGTCAGGATGGTCTGTTCACCAAAGCCGTGAACAACTACACCGACGTGCTGCCAGAGTGGGGTGGTGACGGTCTGGGCAAGGACACCGAAGTGTTCGGTACCGGTCGTACCAACGGCCTGGCCCAGTACATCTACACCTATCAGGGCCTGACCCTGGGTGCCCAGTTCACCGGCAACAACGATCCGCAGAACGCCGATCGCTCCCCCACTTCTTGGACAAAAGGTTCCACCGAGGGCTTCGCCGTGTCCGCCAACTATGACTTCGACATGGGCCTGAGCCTGGGTACCGCCTACAACCAGGCTGGCAAGACCGACGAGCAGGCCGCCAACGCCGCCTTCGGTGGTGACCGCGACGCCAAACTGTACGGTGTCGGTGCCAAGTACGCCGTCGGCGACCTCTACCTGGCTGCCACCTACTCCCACGGTGAAGACCACATGTACGTCAGCACCTTCAACGGCTACGCCGAGAAGATGGATGGCTACGAAGCCGTCGCCCAGTACGCCTTCGGCAAGTTCAAGCCGTCCCTGGCCTACCTGCGTACCGACGTGAAGGACAACGCTCGCGGCATCGATGACACCGCCACCGAGTACGTCTCCATCGGTGCCTGGTACAACTTCACCGACAACTTCAACGCCTACGTTGATTACAAGATCAACCTGCTGGACAACGTCAACGGTACCCACACCAACTCGCTGGGCAAGAACACCGACGACGTGGTCGCCGTGGCCCTGCAGTACAACTTCTAA